A genomic segment from Clostridium pasteurianum BC1 encodes:
- a CDS encoding nitrogenase component 1, whose translation MGDINSIEASRNSCLLHGAIETIQEIGGAVPILHSTAGCGLQQHLGVNKVSGCNGGGYIGGTALPSTNVTEKQVIFGGTSRLREQIKNTVKIIKSDLYVVLGGCTTELVGDDIPAMTKESQEQGYPIINANTPGFKGSIYNGYEIAVKTIINGLPKLYDLSSEKIDGLVNIFGIVPKQDVYWQGNLLELKRLLEAIGLKVNTLFGFGQGVQQWKDIPRAELNIVFSPWGEEIGKYLEEKYDIPYLDFQSLPVGNDDTSLFIRQVANKVNLNEENVDEFINFEENKINHYLNNISEFYFEYNFQKEFSIVGESSSVIGISRFLVNSLGLIPKTVIITDNPQESYLNKIRNEINNLLPQTEIALYFTDDRGEINNIIKDSKIELLFGSSIENEIASKLNIPLQHISFPIWNSVVLDKTHIGFKGAITLLEDLGTLIRNFKAEPLDKSLIS comes from the coding sequence ATGGGAGATATTAATTCTATTGAAGCATCACGTAATAGTTGCCTATTACATGGTGCAATCGAAACAATACAGGAAATAGGAGGAGCAGTACCTATTTTACATTCTACTGCTGGGTGTGGATTACAGCAGCATCTTGGAGTTAACAAAGTAAGTGGATGTAATGGTGGTGGGTACATTGGAGGTACAGCTTTACCTTCTACTAATGTTACTGAGAAGCAAGTTATATTTGGTGGAACCTCAAGGCTTCGCGAGCAAATAAAGAATACAGTAAAAATTATAAAGAGTGACCTATATGTAGTTTTAGGTGGATGTACTACGGAACTTGTGGGAGATGATATACCTGCTATGACAAAAGAATCACAAGAGCAAGGGTATCCTATTATAAATGCTAATACACCAGGATTTAAAGGAAGTATTTATAATGGATATGAAATAGCAGTTAAGACTATAATTAATGGACTACCTAAGCTTTATGATTTATCTTCTGAAAAAATTGATGGTCTTGTAAATATATTTGGGATAGTTCCAAAACAAGATGTATACTGGCAGGGAAATCTTCTAGAATTAAAAAGATTACTTGAAGCTATTGGACTTAAGGTTAATACTCTTTTTGGATTTGGTCAAGGTGTTCAGCAGTGGAAAGATATACCTAGAGCAGAATTGAACATTGTATTTTCTCCTTGGGGTGAAGAGATAGGAAAATATTTAGAAGAAAAATATGACATCCCTTATTTAGATTTTCAAAGTTTGCCTGTTGGTAATGATGATACAAGCTTATTTATAAGACAAGTAGCTAATAAAGTAAATTTAAATGAAGAAAATGTAGATGAATTTATAAATTTTGAGGAAAACAAAATAAATCATTATTTAAATAATATATCTGAGTTTTATTTTGAATATAATTTCCAAAAAGAGTTTTCCATAGTAGGAGAATCTTCCAGTGTAATAGGAATAAGTAGGTTTTTAGTGAATTCTTTAGGATTAATACCTAAAACTGTTATCATTACGGACAATCCACAGGAATCTTATTTAAATAAAATAAGAAATGAAATTAATAATTTATTACCACAAACAGAAATAGCACTGTATTTTACTGATGATAGGGGAGAAATTAATAATATTATTAAGGATAGCAAAATTGAATTATTATTTGGAAGTTCTATAGAAAATGAAATTGCTTCTAAATTAAATATACCATTACAGCATATATCTTTTCCAATTTGGAATAGTGTTGTTTTAGACAAGACGCATATAGGTTTTAAAGGAGCAATTACTTTATTAGAGGATTTAGGTACTTTAATTCGCAATTTTAAGGCTGAACCTTTAGATAAAAGTTTAATATCGTAA
- a CDS encoding nitrogenase component 1, protein MGLLSTKRPQIREKRLNTLSAYLGNVDLLLEDIEKEDARQRIRTFSQTTFDDIIYTLKAINGIEDAAIVIHGPSGCSAVQLDFLSKDISTNWAVTNLNEKDSILGGERKLREAVIKLQERYKPNVIFIVATPVVAINNDDILAVILELEAKLNIKIVPIFSDGFKSKSSVLGSDLVFHSLVKYLVADKEEHNNEPNLINLVSVHENQQELDEIEDILSEIGIKANILPRFANLKNIEQASKAALSVGIDSDNSDYLLKALNEKYDTPFLQPQLPVGIKRTADWFYTIGEALGLKERTEEVISKTISESKEYTDRNNLNGINVYISLPTRLGFSVAKSIEEFGGNVIGLTVDHIDKLDKDELKEFKLIDENIKIHIADGQDFEEANILNKVKPDLYVGLSYKSSLAARLGIPAIAIDNLNIIGFEGVKRFISQIQKALKNKFFVDRLRKIKNIPYEDSWYKKSSNWYIKQEVK, encoded by the coding sequence ATGGGACTTTTATCTACAAAAAGACCTCAAATTAGAGAAAAAAGATTAAATACATTAAGTGCATATTTAGGAAATGTAGATTTATTATTAGAAGATATAGAAAAGGAAGATGCTAGGCAGAGGATAAGAACTTTTTCTCAGACTACTTTTGATGATATTATATATACTTTGAAAGCAATTAATGGAATAGAAGATGCTGCAATAGTAATTCATGGACCATCAGGATGCAGTGCTGTTCAATTAGATTTTTTATCTAAAGATATTAGCACTAATTGGGCTGTAACTAATTTAAATGAAAAAGATTCTATACTGGGTGGGGAAAGAAAGCTAAGAGAAGCTGTTATAAAATTACAGGAAAGGTATAAACCCAATGTTATTTTTATTGTGGCTACTCCAGTAGTTGCCATAAATAATGATGACATTTTAGCAGTAATTTTAGAACTGGAAGCAAAATTAAATATTAAGATTGTTCCTATTTTCTCAGATGGATTCAAGTCTAAAAGTAGTGTACTGGGGAGTGATTTGGTATTCCATTCCCTTGTGAAATATTTAGTTGCAGATAAAGAAGAACATAATAATGAACCAAATCTAATAAATTTGGTTTCAGTGCATGAAAATCAGCAGGAATTAGATGAAATTGAAGATATTTTGAGTGAAATTGGAATAAAAGCAAATATATTACCACGCTTTGCAAATTTAAAAAATATTGAGCAGGCGTCTAAGGCTGCTCTTTCAGTGGGTATAGATAGTGACAATAGTGATTATCTGTTAAAAGCTTTAAATGAAAAATATGATACTCCATTTCTACAACCACAGCTTCCGGTTGGAATAAAAAGAACAGCTGATTGGTTTTATACTATAGGAGAAGCTTTAGGATTAAAAGAAAGAACAGAAGAAGTAATTTCTAAAACTATTAGTGAATCTAAAGAATATACTGATAGAAATAATTTAAATGGTATAAATGTATATATTAGTTTGCCTACCAGATTAGGATTTAGTGTTGCTAAATCCATAGAAGAGTTTGGAGGAAATGTAATAGGATTAACAGTTGATCATATAGACAAGTTAGATAAAGATGAATTAAAAGAATTTAAGCTAATAGATGAAAATATAAAAATACACATAGCAGATGGTCAAGATTTTGAAGAAGCAAACATTCTAAATAAAGTAAAACCTGATCTATATGTGGGTTTAAGCTATAAGAGTTCACTGGCAGCAAGGCTTGGTATTCCTGCTATTGCTATTGATAATTTAAATATAATTGGGTTTGAAGGAGTAAAAAGGTTTATTAGTCAAATTCAGAAGGCGTTGAAAAATAAATTTTTTGTTGATAGATTAAGAAAAATTAAAAATATACCTTATGAAGATAGCTGGTATAAAAAAAGTTCAAACTGGTATATTAAGCAGGAGGTAAAGTAA
- a CDS encoding radical SAM protein — protein sequence MSDIKNQLYKELEIKNAAMVEGIDVNPAIFKHLNLGLSNSKYQEQIHTLFEYDHEPHAGIEFPVGFTSPNGLKIAFRWDRRSNYAINYDGNKYYLTYKGNEVFPIEFLSRPEYYKLKTTDGTEMSHVATYNREGTIFVSYSNECSLKEKGLDCKYCNINATKDTYGEKQNIQWKYPKQIGEAAAAAYKNGAKHITISGGFVPERREVDYYIDVAEAIKEHTGLEDFNGTGVIGAPADLEVIDRYKEVGYRTIGINIEIWDKNIFKTICPGKEQECGGWEHWVKALEHAVKVFGYGRVRSNIVGGIEPKASTLEGVEYLASKGVICGVAAWCPNPGSELEGHRTPEPAWHLDMAHKVYNIYRKAGFTYDQLYDCNAAPTTLCHDLYKINDELLPVFQEKVKVV from the coding sequence ATGAGTGATATAAAAAATCAATTGTATAAAGAATTAGAAATTAAAAATGCAGCAATGGTTGAAGGAATTGACGTTAATCCTGCAATATTTAAACACCTTAACTTAGGATTAAGCAATAGTAAATATCAAGAACAGATACACACATTATTTGAATATGATCACGAACCACATGCAGGTATAGAGTTTCCTGTGGGCTTTACTTCACCAAATGGCTTGAAAATAGCCTTTAGATGGGATAGAAGATCAAATTATGCTATCAATTACGATGGAAATAAGTATTATTTAACTTATAAAGGTAACGAAGTGTTTCCTATCGAATTTTTAAGTCGACCTGAATACTATAAATTAAAAACAACTGATGGTACAGAGATGTCTCATGTAGCTACTTATAATAGAGAAGGCACTATTTTTGTATCCTATAGTAATGAGTGCTCTTTAAAGGAAAAAGGATTGGACTGTAAATATTGCAATATAAATGCTACAAAAGATACTTATGGAGAAAAGCAGAATATACAATGGAAGTACCCAAAGCAAATTGGTGAAGCAGCAGCAGCAGCTTATAAAAATGGTGCTAAACATATAACTATAAGTGGAGGATTTGTTCCAGAGAGGAGAGAAGTTGACTATTATATTGATGTAGCTGAAGCTATAAAAGAACATACTGGATTAGAAGATTTTAATGGTACTGGTGTTATAGGAGCTCCAGCAGATCTTGAGGTTATCGATAGATATAAGGAAGTTGGATATAGAACCATTGGAATTAATATTGAAATTTGGGATAAAAATATTTTTAAAACAATTTGCCCTGGTAAAGAGCAGGAATGCGGTGGATGGGAACATTGGGTTAAAGCACTGGAACATGCAGTTAAAGTATTTGGATATGGAAGAGTAAGATCCAATATAGTTGGTGGAATTGAGCCTAAAGCTTCTACGCTAGAAGGAGTTGAATATCTTGCATCCAAAGGAGTTATATGTGGTGTAGCTGCGTGGTGCCCAAATCCAGGGTCAGAATTAGAGGGTCATCGTACTCCAGAACCTGCTTGGCATCTTGATATGGCTCATAAAGTTTATAATATATACAGGAAAGCAGGATTTACTTACGATCAATTATATGATTGCAATGCAGCGCCAACAACTTTATGCCATGATTTATATAAAATAAATGATGAGTTATTACCAGTATTCCAAGAAAAGGTTAAAGTTGTTTAA
- a CDS encoding ABC transporter ATP-binding protein has product MQLEKNYEKALTIKGLYKNFTIDSGEVKVLNNINLEIEKNEFICIVGASGCGKSTLLRIIGGLERQYEGNVHLKEKPINGPGVDRGIIFQESRLFPWLTIEKNVEFGLPEKLGSSEKKPIVKKYLELVGLENFAKAYPSQLSGGMQQRVSIARALVNNPDILLLDEPFGALDAFTRMNMQQEVLKIWEKDKTTMILVTHDIDEAIFLADRVVVMSSRPGTIKKIIDVNISRPRKRNNYDYIKIKNEIYGEFFGNSESTVEYYI; this is encoded by the coding sequence ATGCAGTTAGAAAAAAATTATGAAAAAGCTTTAACAATTAAAGGACTATATAAAAATTTCACAATAGATTCTGGTGAAGTAAAAGTTCTTAATAATATTAATTTAGAAATTGAGAAAAATGAATTTATATGTATTGTTGGAGCCAGTGGTTGTGGTAAAAGTACTCTTCTTAGAATCATAGGCGGACTTGAAAGACAATATGAAGGAAATGTGCATTTGAAAGAAAAACCTATAAATGGACCTGGCGTTGACAGAGGAATAATTTTTCAGGAGTCTAGGCTTTTTCCCTGGCTTACTATTGAAAAGAATGTTGAATTTGGATTGCCGGAAAAACTTGGTTCAAGTGAGAAAAAACCTATTGTTAAAAAGTATTTAGAGCTAGTTGGGCTAGAAAATTTTGCAAAGGCATATCCTTCTCAGTTATCTGGTGGTATGCAGCAACGTGTGAGTATAGCAAGAGCGCTTGTAAATAATCCTGATATATTATTGCTTGATGAACCTTTTGGTGCCCTAGATGCTTTTACTAGAATGAACATGCAGCAGGAGGTATTAAAAATATGGGAAAAAGATAAAACAACTATGATTCTGGTTACACATGATATTGATGAAGCCATTTTTTTAGCTGATCGTGTAGTTGTTATGTCAAGTCGTCCTGGAACAATTAAAAAGATAATAGACGTAAATATTTCAAGACCTAGGAAAAGGAATAATTACGATTATATAAAGATTAAGAATGAAATTTATGGTGAATTTTTTGGTAATTCTGAATCAACTGTGGAGTATTATATTTAA